In Streptomyces sp. NBC_01717, one DNA window encodes the following:
- a CDS encoding SDR family NAD(P)-dependent oxidoreductase, translated as MGKLDGRTVLISGAARGQGEQEARLFVAEGARVVIADVLDDQGEALAKELGEGVARFVHLDVSQEEEWQRAVAAAKDAFGRIDGLVNNAGILRFNELVSTPLEEFQQVVQVNQVGAFLGIKNVAPEIEAAGGGTIVNTASYTGLTGMAFVGAYAATKHAVLGLTRVAAVELAAKGIRVNAVCPGAVDTAMTNPAALDPAADPEESREAVAGLYKKLVPLGRIGQPEEVAALALFLTSDDSSYITGQPFVIDGGWLAGVSLF; from the coding sequence ATGGGCAAGCTGGATGGGCGCACCGTCCTCATCAGCGGCGCCGCGCGTGGGCAGGGAGAGCAGGAGGCGCGGCTCTTCGTCGCCGAGGGCGCGCGGGTGGTGATCGCCGATGTGCTCGACGACCAGGGGGAGGCCCTGGCGAAGGAGCTGGGGGAGGGGGTCGCCCGGTTCGTGCATCTCGATGTGAGCCAGGAGGAGGAGTGGCAGCGCGCCGTGGCCGCCGCCAAGGACGCCTTCGGGAGGATCGACGGTCTGGTCAACAACGCCGGAATCCTGCGGTTCAACGAGCTGGTGTCCACGCCTCTGGAGGAGTTTCAGCAGGTCGTGCAGGTCAACCAGGTCGGCGCCTTCCTGGGGATCAAGAACGTCGCGCCCGAGATAGAGGCCGCGGGCGGCGGGACCATCGTCAACACCGCCTCGTACACGGGGCTCACCGGGATGGCCTTCGTGGGGGCGTACGCGGCGACCAAGCATGCCGTGCTGGGGCTGACCAGGGTCGCGGCGGTCGAGCTCGCGGCGAAGGGGATACGGGTCAATGCCGTCTGTCCCGGGGCCGTGGACACCGCGATGACCAACCCGGCCGCGCTGGACCCGGCCGCGGACCCGGAGGAGTCGCGGGAGGCGGTGGCCGGGCTCTACAAGAAGCTCGTGCCGCTCGGGCGGATCGGGCAGCCGGAGGAGGTGGCGGCCCTCGCGCTCTTCCTGACCTCGGACGACTCCTCGTACATCACCGGGCAGCCGTTCGTCATCGACGGCGGGTGGCTGGCGGGCGTCAGTCTCTTCTGA
- a CDS encoding LLM class F420-dependent oxidoreductase, with protein MPILPAGRLSYGMQLPVQSQSTIYTEAWEASAGPGDLAEIARTADRTGFAYLASCDHVAIPRRLAEVMSTVWYDPVATLAFLAGITERVLLMSHVAVVGLRHPLATAKQYATLDHLSGGRLILGVGAGHVREEFEALGADFDGRGSVLDETIDALKAALGPEEYPEFAGERFSFSGLGQRPRPAQERVPVWVGGSSPAAVRRAALRGDGWLPQGDPRDRLPQQIAGVRALREEAGIEEPLVVGAITEPLYVGEPAWSVGRRTLSGKPEAIAESLRAYGAMGVHQIQVRFRSRSRSELTDQMAAFAADVAPYLDQQ; from the coding sequence GTGCCGATACTGCCCGCCGGGCGGCTGTCGTACGGGATGCAGCTCCCGGTCCAGTCGCAGAGCACCATCTATACGGAAGCGTGGGAGGCCTCGGCCGGGCCCGGTGATCTCGCCGAGATCGCCCGCACCGCCGACCGCACCGGCTTCGCCTATCTGGCGAGCTGCGACCATGTCGCGATTCCTCGGCGGCTCGCCGAGGTCATGAGCACCGTCTGGTACGACCCGGTGGCCACCCTCGCCTTCCTCGCGGGGATCACCGAACGCGTTCTGCTGATGAGCCATGTCGCCGTCGTCGGGCTGCGCCACCCGCTCGCCACCGCGAAGCAGTACGCCACCCTCGACCACCTGTCCGGCGGCCGGTTGATCCTCGGGGTCGGGGCCGGGCATGTGCGGGAGGAGTTCGAGGCGCTCGGGGCGGACTTCGACGGGCGCGGCAGCGTGCTCGACGAGACCATCGACGCGCTGAAGGCCGCGCTCGGGCCGGAGGAGTACCCGGAGTTCGCCGGGGAACGGTTCTCGTTCAGCGGGCTGGGGCAGCGGCCGCGGCCCGCGCAGGAACGGGTGCCCGTCTGGGTGGGCGGTTCCTCGCCCGCCGCCGTGCGCCGGGCCGCGCTGCGCGGGGACGGGTGGCTGCCGCAGGGGGATCCCAGGGACCGGCTGCCGCAGCAGATCGCCGGAGTGCGGGCGTTGCGGGAGGAGGCCGGTATCGAGGAGCCGCTGGTCGTCGGTGCCATCACCGAGCCGCTGTACGTGGGGGAGCCGGCGTGGTCCGTGGGGCGGCGCACGCTCAGCGGGAAGCCGGAGGCCATCGCCGAGTCGCTGCGCGCGTACGGGGCGATGGGTGTGCATCAGATCCAGGTGCGGTTCCGCAGCCGCAGCCGCAGCGAACTGACCGATCAGATGGCGGCGTTCGCCGCCGATGTCGCTCCATACCTCGACCAGCAGTAA